The following proteins come from a genomic window of Pseudomonas putida:
- a CDS encoding glycine zipper 2TM domain-containing protein: MRKSALLVATFTTMSLLLGGCASSLTGDSYSRDEARRVQTVRMGTIESLRPVKIEGTKTPIGGGAGAIVGGVAGSAIGGGRGSIVAAVIGAVAGGLAGSAAEEGITRTQGVEITVREDDGSMRAYVQAVQENEIFRVGERVRIMTVDGTSRVTH, encoded by the coding sequence ATGCGTAAATCCGCTTTGCTGGTGGCGACCTTTACCACCATGTCGTTGTTGTTGGGCGGCTGTGCTTCGAGCCTGACCGGCGACAGCTACTCCCGTGATGAAGCCCGTCGCGTGCAGACCGTGCGCATGGGTACTATCGAGTCCCTGCGTCCGGTCAAGATCGAAGGCACCAAAACCCCTATCGGCGGCGGTGCAGGCGCAATCGTCGGTGGTGTTGCCGGCAGCGCCATTGGTGGTGGCCGCGGCAGTATCGTTGCAGCGGTAATCGGTGCAGTGGCCGGTGGCCTGGCGGGTTCAGCTGCCGAGGAAGGCATCACCCGCACCCAAGGTGTCGAAATCACCGTGCGTGAGGACGATGGCAGCATGCGCGCCTATGTGCAGGCCGTGCAGGAGAACGAAATCTTCCGCGTCGGTGAGCGTGTGCGCATCATGACTGTCGACGGTACCAGCCGCGTTACGCACTGA
- the pdxH gene encoding pyridoxamine 5'-phosphate oxidase: MTQSLADMRRDYTRDGLAEAQAPGEPFALFHQWFADAVKTEQPPVEANAMTLATVDGDGRPHCRVLLLKGLDDRGFTFFTNYDSAKGQQLQANPYAAMTFFWPALERQVRIEGRVEKVTPQESDDYYQVRPLGSRLGAWASPQSRVIASREALEGLVKATEARFSDTQPHCPEHWGGYRLLPERIEFWQGRASRLHDRLNYRWVDGQWARERLAP; this comes from the coding sequence ATGACCCAATCCCTGGCCGATATGCGCCGCGACTACACCCGTGATGGCCTGGCTGAAGCCCAGGCGCCGGGCGAGCCGTTCGCTCTGTTCCATCAATGGTTCGCCGATGCGGTAAAGACCGAGCAGCCACCGGTGGAGGCCAATGCCATGACCCTCGCCACGGTCGACGGTGATGGCCGTCCCCATTGCCGCGTCTTGTTGCTCAAAGGGCTCGACGACCGAGGTTTCACCTTCTTCACCAACTACGACAGCGCCAAGGGCCAGCAACTCCAGGCCAACCCCTACGCTGCCATGACCTTCTTTTGGCCGGCGCTGGAGCGTCAGGTGCGCATTGAGGGGCGTGTGGAAAAGGTTACGCCCCAAGAGTCGGATGACTATTACCAGGTCCGCCCGCTGGGTAGCCGCCTTGGGGCCTGGGCTTCCCCGCAAAGCCGGGTGATTGCCAGCCGTGAGGCGCTCGAAGGGCTGGTGAAGGCCACTGAGGCCCGGTTCTCCGATACCCAGCCCCACTGCCCCGAGCATTGGGGAGGTTACCGCCTGCTGCCGGAGCGCATCGAGTTCTGGCAAGGGCGGGCGAGCCGGTTGCATGACCGGCTGAACTATCGGTGGGTCGATGGCCAATGGGCACGCGAGCGCCTGGCTCCCTGA
- a CDS encoding COG3650 family protein, whose translation MRLSPSLLITALLPLFAGCQMLAAPPSDPNIGTVRMQGELSAGGGQLLFKPCNESRRFVIKDVAGTGILQEAANLADDAGDKLFADVRGRLTGSKQADNDGQLEVRRLYRLEPSTRACEDPNFKQLTLRASGHEPEWDVKASGKGMVLNRIGKEPLPLPFLEEEVPGGGLTLTSEANGQHVELWVAPQRCVDTATGAVRHLRAELRIDGQTLQGCGYYGGARDN comes from the coding sequence ATGCGTCTCAGCCCTTCCCTGCTAATCACCGCCCTGCTGCCCCTGTTCGCCGGCTGCCAGATGCTGGCCGCCCCACCAAGCGATCCGAACATCGGCACTGTGCGCATGCAGGGCGAATTGAGCGCCGGCGGCGGCCAGTTGCTGTTCAAACCCTGCAACGAGTCCCGTCGCTTCGTGATCAAGGATGTGGCCGGCACCGGCATTTTGCAGGAAGCCGCGAATCTGGCCGACGACGCCGGTGACAAATTGTTCGCCGATGTGCGGGGGCGCCTGACCGGCAGCAAGCAGGCCGACAACGACGGCCAGCTCGAGGTACGCCGCCTGTACCGTCTGGAACCGTCCACCCGCGCCTGCGAAGACCCTAACTTCAAGCAACTGACCCTGCGCGCCAGCGGTCATGAGCCCGAGTGGGACGTCAAGGCCAGCGGCAAAGGCATGGTGCTCAACCGCATTGGCAAGGAACCATTGCCGCTGCCCTTTCTGGAAGAGGAAGTGCCCGGCGGCGGCCTGACCTTGACCAGCGAAGCCAACGGGCAGCATGTGGAACTGTGGGTTGCCCCGCAGCGTTGCGTCGATACTGCCACCGGTGCCGTGCGCCACCTGCGCGCCGAGCTGCGCATCGATGGCCAGACCCTGCAGGGCTGCGGCTACTACGGCGGTGCACGCGACAACTGA
- a CDS encoding NAD(P)/FAD-dependent oxidoreductase, protein MLRITELKLPLDHPDEALREAIVQRLGIRDEQLLSFNLFKRSYDARKKNSELLFIYTIDLEASNEAELLGKFADDRNISVAPDVTYKYVGHAPADLQERPIVVGFGPCGIFAGLLLAQMGFKPIILERGKEVRQRTKDTWGLWRKSVLNPESNVQFGEGGAGTFSDGKLYSQIKDPLHHGRKVLEEFVKAGAPDEILYINKPHIGTFRLTGMVEQMRQDIIAMGGEVRFQEKVTDLLIDDGQLSGVVLESGEQLQSRHVVLALGHSARDTFRMLHGKGVFMEAKPFSVGFRIEHPQTLIDKARLGKYAGHPKLGAADYKLVYHAKNGRSVYSFCMCPGGTVVAATSEPGRVVTNGMSQYSRNERNANSGIVVGIDPERDYPGGPLAGIELQERLEAHAYVMGGSNYQAPAQLVGDFVAGKPSTALGSVEPSYKPGVTLGDLAPSLPDFAIEAIREALPAFDRQIKGYNLHDAVLTGIETRTSSPLRITRGEDYQSLNVKGLFPAGEGAGYAGGILSAGVDGIRIAEAVARDMLGL, encoded by the coding sequence ATGCTACGAATCACCGAACTGAAGCTGCCCCTGGACCATCCCGACGAAGCGCTGCGCGAAGCCATTGTCCAGCGCCTGGGCATCCGCGATGAGCAACTGCTCAGCTTCAACCTGTTCAAGCGCAGCTACGATGCGCGCAAGAAGAACAGCGAACTGCTGTTCATCTACACCATCGACCTTGAAGCCAGCAACGAAGCAGAGCTACTAGGCAAGTTCGCTGACGATCGCAACATCAGCGTCGCGCCGGATGTCACCTACAAGTACGTTGGCCACGCCCCTGCCGACCTGCAAGAGCGCCCGATCGTGGTCGGTTTCGGCCCGTGTGGCATCTTCGCCGGCCTGCTGCTGGCTCAGATGGGCTTCAAGCCGATCATCCTCGAGCGTGGCAAGGAAGTGCGCCAGCGCACCAAGGACACCTGGGGCCTGTGGCGCAAGAGCGTGCTCAACCCCGAGTCCAACGTGCAGTTTGGCGAAGGCGGTGCCGGGACCTTCTCCGACGGCAAGCTGTACAGCCAGATCAAGGACCCGCTTCACCATGGCCGCAAAGTGCTCGAAGAGTTCGTCAAGGCCGGTGCACCGGACGAGATCCTCTACATCAACAAGCCGCACATCGGTACCTTCCGCCTGACCGGCATGGTCGAGCAAATGCGCCAGGACATCATCGCCATGGGCGGTGAAGTGCGCTTTCAGGAGAAGGTCACCGACCTGCTGATCGACGATGGCCAACTGAGCGGTGTGGTGTTGGAGAGCGGCGAGCAGCTGCAGTCGCGCCACGTGGTGCTTGCCCTGGGCCACAGCGCCCGTGACACCTTCCGCATGCTTCATGGTAAGGGCGTGTTCATGGAAGCCAAGCCGTTCTCGGTGGGCTTCCGTATCGAGCACCCACAAACGTTGATCGACAAGGCACGCCTTGGCAAGTATGCCGGCCACCCGAAACTGGGTGCCGCTGACTACAAGCTGGTGTACCACGCCAAGAATGGCCGCTCTGTGTACAGCTTCTGCATGTGCCCCGGCGGTACCGTGGTCGCTGCCACCAGCGAACCTGGCCGCGTCGTTACCAATGGCATGAGCCAGTATTCGCGTAACGAGCGCAACGCCAACTCCGGCATCGTGGTCGGTATCGACCCTGAGCGCGATTACCCGGGGGGCCCGCTGGCGGGTATCGAACTGCAGGAGCGCCTGGAGGCGCACGCCTATGTGATGGGCGGCAGCAACTACCAGGCACCTGCGCAGCTGGTCGGTGACTTCGTGGCCGGCAAACCGTCCACAGCGCTAGGCAGCGTCGAGCCGTCGTACAAGCCGGGCGTCACCCTGGGTGACCTGGCACCGAGCTTGCCGGACTTCGCCATCGAGGCCATCCGCGAGGCGCTGCCAGCCTTCGATCGACAGATCAAAGGCTACAACCTGCATGATGCAGTGCTGACCGGCATCGAAACACGCACCTCCTCGCCGCTGCGCATCACCCGCGGCGAGGATTACCAGAGCCTGAACGTGAAGGGGCTGTTCCCTGCAGGTGAAGGTGCCGGGTACGCCGGGGGCATTCTCTCGGCGGGTGTTGATGGCATTCGCATTGCAGAGGCCGTGGCGCGGGATATGCTCGGGCTGTAA
- a CDS encoding OmpA family protein: protein MSSHKTLALALCLTAMTGCASHSQDASKGGLSSWWPFGSDEVAEQEVKQAVTEKVAKADAKSESASRWWWPFGGDDKQAKGPVVPKIDEKATQAWLDQYEPKLREAIKDSKLELERRENVLVVTIPADSSYNPDRPNMLLPMSLGPITRVAKAVEGDPKTAVLVLGHADTSGAAATNQKLSLERAASVSAIFRLSGLKRDRLSLKGMGSEMPRAANDSVEGRALNRRVEMLLTPQNTMLALMAKYQRPAPAPASMVAVQDTKAPATKAADTKPAAKAAAKPAAKKPVAKAKAPAKTTAKKKAAPAKPAAKKATAEKKVAANSPAKTN from the coding sequence ATGTCTTCACATAAAACCTTAGCTCTCGCCCTGTGCCTGACCGCTATGACCGGCTGCGCCAGCCATTCCCAAGATGCCTCGAAGGGCGGCCTCAGCAGCTGGTGGCCATTCGGTTCGGACGAGGTCGCCGAGCAGGAAGTGAAGCAGGCCGTCACCGAAAAAGTCGCCAAGGCCGATGCCAAGTCCGAGAGCGCCAGCCGGTGGTGGTGGCCCTTTGGCGGTGACGACAAGCAGGCCAAGGGCCCGGTTGTACCAAAAATCGACGAAAAGGCCACCCAGGCCTGGCTCGACCAGTACGAGCCAAAACTGCGTGAAGCGATCAAGGACAGCAAATTGGAGTTGGAGCGCCGTGAGAATGTGTTGGTTGTGACCATCCCGGCTGACAGCTCCTACAACCCTGATCGTCCTAACATGCTGCTGCCTATGAGCCTGGGCCCGATTACCCGTGTGGCCAAAGCCGTCGAAGGCGACCCCAAGACTGCCGTGCTGGTGCTGGGCCACGCCGACACCAGCGGCGCTGCTGCTACCAACCAGAAGCTCAGCCTGGAGCGCGCCGCTTCCGTGTCGGCGATCTTCCGCTTGAGCGGCTTGAAGCGTGACCGCCTGTCGCTCAAAGGCATGGGCTCGGAAATGCCACGCGCAGCGAACGACAGCGTTGAAGGCCGTGCCCTGAACCGTCGCGTGGAGATGCTGCTGACACCGCAGAACACCATGCTTGCCCTGATGGCTAAATATCAGCGGCCAGCGCCGGCACCTGCCTCGATGGTTGCTGTCCAGGACACCAAGGCACCCGCTACCAAGGCAGCTGATACCAAGCCAGCCGCCAAGGCTGCGGCCAAACCTGCTGCCAAAAAGCCTGTAGCCAAAGCCAAGGCACCTGCTAAAACCACCGCCAAAAAGAAAGCTGCGCCGGCCAAGCCCGCAGCCAAGAAAGCTACCGCCGAGAAAAAAGTAGCCGCCAATAGCCCTGCGAAGACCAACTGA
- a CDS encoding DUF2288 domain-containing protein, with product MTDQTSTLYAKLLGETATIEWKALERFWAKGDLIWVDPSLDLIAVAEVMAENRGEIFAKWRNDGIVGPVSAEQALDLQTRDPEIWAVVVSPFIVIQVKSAKPAA from the coding sequence ATGACTGATCAAACAAGCACCCTCTATGCCAAATTGCTCGGCGAGACGGCAACTATCGAGTGGAAGGCATTGGAGCGTTTCTGGGCAAAGGGTGACCTGATTTGGGTCGACCCCAGCCTGGACCTGATCGCGGTTGCCGAGGTAATGGCCGAGAATCGCGGCGAAATCTTCGCCAAGTGGCGTAATGATGGCATCGTCGGCCCGGTCTCTGCCGAGCAGGCGCTCGACCTGCAAACCCGCGATCCAGAGATCTGGGCAGTGGTGGTATCACCGTTCATCGTGATTCAGGTGAAGAGCGCTAAACCCGCCGCTTGA
- a CDS encoding NAD(P)-dependent oxidoreductase — MSTELPSLGFAGIGLMGLPMCRRLLAAGYPLTVWNRSPDKCAELVAAGARLAADPAELCRGSDMVLLCLADTAVVREVVFGEQGIAQGGRSGQLLVDLSSLEPTATREMAAELAALCGMAWLDAPVSGGTPGAEAGTLAIMVGGEAADLERARPVLLTLGQRVTHMGGVGAGQVTKACNQMIVACNALVIAEVVALAEQSGVDATLIAEALAGGFADSRPLQILAPQMAESRFEPVKWHVRTLLKDLDGAVKFSREQGTATPLSGLAAQLMRLHGSQGYLQKDPATLVELYRNKH; from the coding sequence ATGAGCACTGAACTGCCTTCGCTTGGATTCGCCGGGATTGGCCTGATGGGGCTGCCGATGTGTCGGCGCCTGCTGGCCGCAGGTTACCCGCTGACCGTCTGGAACCGAAGCCCGGACAAGTGTGCCGAGCTGGTGGCGGCTGGCGCGCGGCTGGCTGCCGATCCTGCCGAGTTGTGCCGTGGCAGCGACATGGTGCTGCTGTGCCTGGCCGATACGGCGGTGGTACGCGAGGTGGTTTTCGGCGAGCAAGGTATCGCCCAGGGAGGGCGCAGCGGGCAACTGCTTGTCGACTTGTCCAGCCTTGAACCGACCGCCACCCGCGAGATGGCTGCCGAACTGGCCGCCCTGTGTGGCATGGCTTGGCTGGATGCACCCGTCTCCGGTGGCACGCCAGGCGCCGAGGCCGGCACCCTGGCGATCATGGTCGGCGGCGAGGCTGCCGACCTGGAGCGAGCGCGCCCGGTGTTGCTTACCCTTGGCCAGCGGGTCACGCACATGGGCGGGGTGGGGGCGGGGCAGGTGACCAAGGCCTGCAATCAGATGATCGTGGCCTGCAATGCCTTGGTGATTGCTGAAGTCGTGGCGTTGGCCGAGCAGTCAGGTGTGGACGCAACACTCATCGCCGAAGCCCTGGCCGGTGGTTTTGCCGACTCCAGGCCGCTGCAGATCCTGGCACCGCAGATGGCCGAAAGCCGTTTCGAACCGGTGAAATGGCACGTACGCACGCTGCTCAAGGACCTCGACGGTGCGGTCAAGTTCTCCCGCGAACAGGGCACGGCGACCCCTCTCAGTGGTCTCGCCGCGCAATTGATGCGCCTGCACGGTAGCCAGGGTTATCTGCAAAAAGATCCGGCGACCCTGGTAGAGCTGTATCGCAACAAGCACTGA
- a CDS encoding high-affinity branched-chain amino acid ABC transporter permease LivM — MNRNLKQAFFSALLVWAVAFPVLGLKLSIDGISLVVHSQGSFTIGIIAACSVLMFLRVLFDRQWSSVMGRRSDRKLISPAVSNYLTLPKTQRWIIIGLIVVALVWPFFGSRGAVDIATLILIYVLLGLGLNIVVGLAGLLDLGYVGFYAVGAYSYAMLSHYLGWSFWVCLPIAGLMAATFGFLLGFPVLRLRGDYLAIVTLGFGEIIRLFLRNLTDWTGGPNGISNIPKPELFGLTFERRAAEGMQTFHEYFGLPYNSINKVIFLYLVALLLALLALFVINRLLRMPIGRAWEALREDEIACRALGLNPTVIKLSAFTLGACFAGFAGSFFAARQGLVTPESFTFIESAIILAIVVLGGMGSQLGVILAAIVMILLPELMREFSEYRMLMFGALMVLMMIWRPQGLLPMQRPHMELRR, encoded by the coding sequence ATGAACAGAAATCTCAAACAGGCGTTTTTCAGCGCCTTGCTGGTGTGGGCCGTGGCCTTCCCGGTGCTGGGGCTGAAACTGAGCATCGATGGCATCAGCCTGGTGGTGCACAGCCAAGGCTCGTTCACCATCGGCATCATCGCCGCCTGCTCGGTGCTGATGTTCCTGCGCGTGCTGTTCGACAGGCAGTGGAGCTCGGTTATGGGCCGCCGCTCGGATCGCAAGCTGATCTCGCCTGCGGTAAGCAATTACCTGACCCTGCCCAAGACACAGCGCTGGATCATCATCGGGCTGATCGTGGTGGCGCTGGTGTGGCCGTTCTTCGGTTCACGCGGCGCGGTCGACATCGCCACGCTGATCCTGATCTACGTGTTGCTGGGCCTGGGCCTGAACATCGTGGTCGGCCTGGCTGGCCTGCTGGACCTGGGTTACGTCGGCTTCTACGCTGTCGGCGCTTACAGCTACGCGATGCTGTCGCACTACCTGGGCTGGAGCTTCTGGGTATGCCTGCCGATCGCCGGCCTGATGGCCGCCACCTTCGGCTTCCTGCTCGGCTTCCCGGTGCTGCGCCTGCGCGGTGACTACCTGGCGATCGTGACCCTGGGCTTCGGCGAGATCATCCGCCTGTTCCTGCGTAACCTGACCGACTGGACCGGCGGCCCCAACGGCATCAGCAACATCCCCAAACCGGAGCTCTTCGGCCTGACCTTCGAGCGTCGTGCTGCCGAGGGGATGCAAACCTTCCACGAGTACTTCGGGCTGCCGTACAACTCGATCAACAAGGTCATCTTCCTCTACCTGGTGGCCCTGCTGCTGGCACTGCTGGCGCTGTTCGTCATCAATCGCCTGCTGCGCATGCCGATCGGGCGAGCCTGGGAAGCGCTGCGTGAAGACGAGATCGCCTGCCGCGCGCTGGGTCTGAACCCGACCGTGATCAAGCTCTCGGCATTCACCCTGGGCGCCTGCTTCGCCGGTTTCGCCGGCAGCTTCTTCGCCGCCCGCCAAGGGTTGGTGACACCCGAGTCGTTCACTTTCATCGAGTCGGCGATCATCCTCGCCATCGTCGTGCTTGGCGGCATGGGCTCACAACTGGGCGTGATCCTCGCGGCCATCGTGATGATCCTGCTACCTGAGCTGATGCGTGAGTTCAGCGAATACCGGATGTTGATGTTCGGTGCGCTGATGGTGTTGATGATGATCTGGCGTCCGCAAGGCCTGCTGCCTATGCAACGACCACACATGGAGCTGCGTCGATGA
- a CDS encoding branched-chain amino acid ABC transporter substrate-binding protein translates to MIKISKLFAAMVLAGVASHSFAADTIKIGIAGPKTGPVTQYGDMQFIGAKQAIKDINAKGGVDGKMLEAKEYDDACDPKQAVAVANKVVNDGVKFVIGHLCSSSTQPASDIYEDEGVIMITPAATSPEITARGYKLIFRTIGLDSAQGPAAGNYIADHVKPKVVAVLHDKQQYGEGIATAVKQTLEGKGTKVAVFEGLNAGDKDFSSIIQKLKQNNVDFVYYGGYHPELGLILRQAQEKGLKAKFMGPEGVGNDSISQIAQNASEGLLVTLPKSFDADPENKAIVDAIKADGKDPSGPFVFPAYSAVELIAKGIEAAKSEDTDKVAAAIHAGSFKTPTGTLSYDEKGDLKDFKFVVYEWHFGKPKTEVSPQ, encoded by the coding sequence ATGATCAAGATTTCCAAGCTGTTCGCCGCAATGGTACTGGCCGGGGTAGCCAGCCATTCGTTTGCCGCCGATACCATCAAGATCGGCATTGCCGGTCCGAAAACCGGTCCTGTGACCCAGTACGGCGACATGCAGTTCATCGGCGCAAAACAGGCCATCAAGGACATCAACGCCAAGGGCGGCGTCGATGGTAAAATGCTTGAAGCCAAGGAATACGACGACGCGTGCGACCCTAAACAGGCCGTGGCAGTCGCCAACAAAGTGGTCAACGACGGCGTCAAGTTCGTCATCGGCCACCTGTGCTCCAGCTCCACCCAGCCAGCGTCCGACATCTACGAAGACGAAGGCGTGATCATGATCACCCCGGCCGCCACCAGCCCGGAAATCACCGCCCGTGGCTACAAGCTGATCTTCCGCACCATCGGTCTGGACAGCGCCCAAGGCCCTGCGGCCGGCAACTACATCGCCGACCACGTCAAACCGAAGGTCGTTGCAGTGCTGCACGACAAGCAGCAGTACGGTGAAGGCATCGCCACCGCCGTCAAGCAGACCCTGGAAGGCAAAGGCACCAAGGTTGCCGTCTTCGAAGGCCTGAACGCCGGTGACAAGGACTTCTCCTCGATCATCCAGAAGCTCAAGCAAAACAACGTCGACTTCGTCTACTACGGCGGCTACCACCCAGAGCTGGGCCTGATCCTGCGCCAGGCTCAGGAAAAAGGCCTGAAAGCCAAGTTCATGGGGCCAGAAGGTGTAGGCAACGACTCGATCTCGCAGATCGCCCAGAACGCCTCCGAAGGCCTGCTGGTCACCCTGCCGAAGTCGTTCGACGCCGACCCTGAAAACAAGGCCATCGTCGATGCCATCAAGGCTGACGGCAAGGACCCGAGCGGTCCGTTCGTGTTCCCGGCCTACTCCGCCGTGGAGTTGATCGCCAAAGGCATCGAGGCCGCCAAGTCCGAAGACACCGACAAGGTGGCAGCCGCCATCCATGCCGGCTCCTTCAAGACCCCTACCGGCACGCTGTCGTACGACGAAAAAGGCGACCTCAAAGACTTCAAGTTCGTGGTCTACGAATGGCACTTCGGCAAGCCGAAGACCGAAGTCTCCCCTCAGTAA
- the livG gene encoding high-affinity branched-chain amino acid ABC transporter ATP-binding protein LivG, protein MSREILQVSGLSMRFGGLLAVNGVALTVKEKQVVALIGPNGAGKTTVFNCLTGFYKPSGGTILLDGQPIQGLAGHQIARKGVVRTFQNVRLFKEMTALENLLIAQHRHLNTNFFAGLFKTPSFRRSEKEALERAQYWLDKVNLTEFANRTAGTLAYGQQRRLEIARCMMTQPRIIMLDEPAAGLNPKETEDLKALIAYLRESHNVTVLLIEHDMKLVMSISDHIVVINQGTPLANGTPEEIRDNPDVIKAYLGEA, encoded by the coding sequence ATGAGCCGCGAAATTCTGCAAGTCAGCGGCCTGAGCATGCGCTTCGGCGGCTTGTTGGCGGTCAACGGCGTGGCCCTGACCGTCAAGGAAAAACAGGTGGTGGCACTGATCGGCCCGAACGGCGCCGGCAAGACCACCGTGTTCAACTGCCTGACTGGTTTCTACAAACCCAGCGGCGGCACCATTCTGCTCGATGGCCAGCCTATCCAGGGCCTGGCTGGCCACCAGATCGCCCGCAAGGGCGTGGTGCGGACCTTCCAGAACGTGCGCCTGTTCAAAGAGATGACCGCGCTGGAAAACCTGCTGATCGCCCAGCACCGCCACCTCAACACCAACTTCTTCGCTGGCCTGTTCAAGACCCCAAGCTTCCGCCGCAGCGAGAAAGAGGCCTTGGAGCGTGCGCAGTACTGGCTGGATAAGGTCAACCTGACCGAGTTCGCCAACCGTACCGCCGGCACCCTCGCCTACGGCCAGCAACGCCGCCTGGAAATCGCCCGCTGCATGATGACCCAGCCGCGGATCATCATGCTGGACGAGCCGGCAGCGGGCCTGAACCCCAAAGAAACCGAGGACCTCAAGGCGTTGATCGCCTATCTGCGTGAGTCGCACAACGTCACCGTTCTGTTGATCGAACACGACATGAAGCTGGTGATGAGCATTTCCGACCATATCGTCGTCATCAACCAGGGCACGCCCCTGGCAAACGGCACACCGGAGGAAATTCGCGACAACCCTGACGTGATCAAAGCCTACCTGGGGGAAGCGTAA
- the livH gene encoding high-affinity branched-chain amino acid ABC transporter permease LivH produces MPEIYHFFQQLVNGLTIGSTYALIAIGYTMVYGIIGMINFAHGEVYMIGSYVAFIALAGLAMMGIHSLPILMTVAFVATIFVTSAYGYSIERVAYRPLRNSNRLIPLISAIGMSIFLQNTVLLSQDSKDKSIPNLIPGSFSFGPGGAEEVLISYMQILVFVVTLVAMTLLTLFISRSRLGRACRACAEDIKMANLLGINTNNIIALTFVIGAALAAVAAVLLSMQYGVINPNAGFLVGLKAFTAAVLGGIGSIPGAMLGGLVLGVAEAFGADIFGDQYKDVVAFGLLVLVLLFRPTGILGRPEVEKV; encoded by the coding sequence ATGCCTGAGATCTACCATTTCTTCCAACAACTGGTTAATGGATTGACCATCGGCAGCACCTATGCCTTGATCGCCATCGGTTACACGATGGTGTACGGCATTATTGGCATGATCAACTTCGCCCATGGCGAGGTGTACATGATCGGTTCCTACGTGGCCTTCATCGCCCTCGCGGGCCTGGCCATGATGGGTATCCATTCGCTGCCGATCCTGATGACCGTTGCCTTCGTCGCGACGATCTTCGTCACCAGCGCCTATGGCTACAGCATCGAACGGGTTGCCTACCGCCCCCTGCGCAACAGCAACCGTCTGATCCCGCTGATTTCCGCCATCGGCATGTCGATTTTCCTGCAGAACACCGTACTGCTGTCGCAGGATTCCAAGGACAAATCCATCCCCAACCTGATCCCCGGGAGCTTCTCCTTCGGGCCGGGCGGTGCTGAAGAAGTCCTGATCAGCTACATGCAGATCCTGGTGTTCGTGGTCACCCTGGTGGCCATGACCCTGCTGACCCTGTTCATCTCCCGCTCTCGCCTGGGGCGCGCCTGCCGCGCCTGCGCCGAGGACATCAAGATGGCCAACCTGCTGGGCATCAACACCAATAACATCATCGCCCTGACCTTCGTCATCGGTGCCGCGCTGGCGGCGGTGGCGGCTGTGCTGCTGAGCATGCAGTACGGCGTGATCAACCCCAACGCCGGTTTCCTGGTGGGCCTCAAGGCCTTCACGGCGGCGGTACTGGGCGGCATCGGCAGCATTCCGGGCGCGATGCTCGGTGGTCTGGTGCTGGGCGTGGCCGAAGCCTTTGGCGCCGACATCTTCGGCGACCAGTACAAGGACGTAGTGGCATTCGGCTTGTTGGTTCTTGTCCTGCTGTTCCGGCCGACCGGCATCCTCGGCCGCCCGGAGGTTGAAAAAGTATGA
- a CDS encoding ABC transporter ATP-binding protein, whose translation MLKFENVSTFYGKIQALHSVNVEINQGEIVTLIGANGAGKSTLLMTLCGSPQAHSGSIKYLGEELVGQPSSHIMRKSIAVVPEGRRVFARLTVEENLAMGGFFTDKGDYQEQLDKVLQLFPRLKERYVQRGGTMSGGEQQMLAIGRALMSKPKLLLLDEPSLGLAPIIIQQIFDIIEQLRRDGVTVFLVEQNANQALKVADRAYVLENGRVVMQGTGEALLTDPKVRDAYLGG comes from the coding sequence ATGCTGAAGTTCGAGAACGTCTCCACCTTCTACGGCAAGATCCAGGCGTTGCACAGCGTCAACGTCGAGATCAATCAGGGTGAAATCGTCACCCTGATCGGCGCCAACGGTGCGGGCAAGTCAACCTTGCTGATGACCCTGTGCGGCTCGCCGCAGGCGCACAGCGGCAGCATCAAGTACCTGGGTGAAGAGCTGGTCGGCCAGCCTTCTTCGCACATCATGCGCAAGAGCATCGCCGTGGTCCCCGAAGGCCGCCGAGTGTTCGCCCGCTTGACCGTCGAGGAAAACCTCGCCATGGGCGGCTTCTTCACCGACAAGGGCGACTATCAAGAGCAACTGGACAAGGTCCTGCAGCTGTTCCCGAGGCTGAAAGAGCGTTATGTCCAGCGCGGCGGCACCATGTCCGGCGGCGAGCAGCAGATGCTGGCGATCGGCCGGGCGCTGATGAGCAAGCCCAAGCTGCTGCTGCTCGACGAGCCGTCGCTTGGCCTGGCGCCGATCATCATCCAGCAGATCTTCGACATCATCGAACAGTTACGCCGCGATGGCGTGACAGTGTTCCTGGTGGAACAGAACGCCAACCAGGCGTTGAAAGTCGCTGATCGGGCCTATGTGCTGGAGAATGGCCGGGTTGTAATGCAGGGCACGGGGGAGGCACTGCTGACCGACCCGAAAGTGCGTGACGCCTACCTGGGCGGTTGA